The window CGTCCGACTCCGTCTCGCTCGACTCGTCGGTTCCTTCCTCTTCTTCGGCCTCCTCTTCGTCGGCTTCCTCTTCTTCGTCCTCGTCGGATTCGTCCGCTTCGTCCCCTTCTTCCTCGTCCTCGTCGGTTTCGTCCCCGTTGCTCCCGAGGAACGATCGCTCGATCCGGTCGCCGATCGAGCTTCCGACCCGCTCGCCGACGATCCCGCCGATGAGCCGGAAGAGGGTCGTGGCTACACCCATCGGCTCACCTCCGGGGTCGGGAACGAGGGCTGGTTCCGCTTCGGGACGCCGTCCGGTCGCTGTTGGTGTCGGGTCATGGTTGAGTTTCGTCGGCGAGCGAGTCGCTCGATGGGTCGATATGGCCGGGTCGGTGGTATAACTGCGCTGCTTGCACGGGCGTGGATCCCCGTCTCCGGGGCCGGGATCGGTGTCACGGCTCCTCTCCCTCCAACTGGCCCGGGTCGTCGGTCGGTCCCTCCGCGAACCGCGCGTCGGTGAGTTCGTCGCCGGCGAGCGCACGCTGGCGCTGCTGGCGGTCCCACTCCTCGAAGATGCCGTACTCCGTCATCGTCGCCATCCCGGCGAGCGCCGCCCGGAGTTTCAGCCCGACGAGGGGGATGTCGGCGACGCTGATGATGGCGTCGGCCTCGATCACCGCCCCGTCGCGGAGGATGACGTCGAGCAGGTCGACGATGACGTCGTCGTCAGCCCGTTTCGGCTCCATCCTCACCCCCGATGGCCGGCGCGAACGAGTACGGCGGCCACGGCCCGGTGAACCTGACCTCGACCCCGGACTCGGCCGCGACCTCGTCGAGCAGGTCGCCGAGGTCGTCCTCGCGGTCGGCCGGCGCGAGCACCGTGAACCGGGCTTGGGTCTCCATACCGTCGTCGCCGGCGTCCTCGTCGTCGAGCGTGGTTCGCTCGCCGAGTTCGGAGACGTTGCGGACGACCGATTCGAGCCGCTCGTGGAGCGCCCCCGCCCGCTCGTTACGGCGTTCGCGCTTGAGCTCGCGGAGCCGCTGGTCGTACTGTTTCTCGAGCATGAACGCGGTCCCCGAACCCGCGTCGGCGATCTCGGTGTCGAGCTCCCCGAGCCGGTCGTCGCTGGCTTCGAGGTCTTCGACCAACGCCTGCTCGTCGCGCCGGAGTTCGATCCGGTACTCCCAGTGGCCGGCGACCGCGTCGAGGTAGTCACCGACGGTCTCGCGCTCCTCGCGGACCCACTCGCGCACGCTCTCGTCGCTCCCGGTCACGACGGTGTCGAACTGGAAGGGAAGCGGGGTGTCGAACGCCTCGCCCGCCTCGTCGACGACGCGCTGGTGCTGGAGCACCCACGTCCGCACCACGTCCATGTCGGCGGTGTCGTAGAGGGATTCACAGTCGTGAACCACGACTCCGATGTCGTCGACCGCGACCAGCCGCACGGGTTCGTCGTCGACGCCGGTCGCCGAGAACTCGGCGTCGCCGTCCAGCCGCACGGCACAGTAGAGGTACCGTCCCTCGTCGAACGCGTCGGTCTCAGACACCGTCGATCACGCCCCGTTCGTCGCGGGGTTCGTCGGCACGCTCGACGAGGTCCCGGACCAGCCCGTCGAGCTCGCCACGGAGGTCGTCGACCGGCTCCTCGATCCCCTCGTCCTGCTTGATGTTCTCGATCTCGGTTTCGAGCGCCGCCAGCTGCGAGCCCAGCCGCTCGATCTCCTCGTCGGTGAGTTCGCCCGACTCCATCCGGCGGATCGCCTCGCGTTCCATCGCGTCCACGAGGAGTTCGACCACCGTGACCACCAGGGTCATCAGCCCGTCGCGCGCCTGGTCGCCGTCGACGTCAATCGTCGTCATTGGCCTCCTCCACGACCTCCTTGGGCTCCTCGGTCTCACCGTCCTCGTCCGCTTCGTCGTCCTCGTCGGAGTCCGGCCGCGAACGGATCCCGGGCTCGCCCTGGTCGTCGGAGTCGCCGGCGGCGTCGACGACCTCCTCGCCGACCGCGTCGATCGTGGTCTGTTCGTCGTCCGTCTCGTCCGGGAGCTCGGACCGCCCGGAGGCCGCCTCGACCCGTTCCATGTCGGTGCCGTCCGGGAACTCGAGACCGTACTCGGCGGCGGTCTCGAACGAGGCGATCGCGGCCCGGAGCTGGACTCCGAGGAGTTCGGTGTCGCCGATGGAGACCACGATGTCGGCGTTGATCACGACCCCCTTGTCGAGCAGCATCTCCACCACGTCGGCGAGGCTGTCGCTCTCTCGCGTTGGACCGCCGCTACTCATCGTCGGCCTCCTCGTTCCGGATGCCCTCGAATCGCGAACCGTAGAGCCGGGGGTGGTTCGGCGCGTTCGAGTGGCGCGTCTCGGCCGGCACCGTCGAGTAACCCGTCGACGACCAGCTACCGGTCTTCCAGCCCGCGGTCATCGTCGAGACCGCGGTCGGGTTCCGGGAGGAGGGCTGGCCGATGTCGCCCCCGGTCTTCTCCTCGATCTTCTCGTTCGCGGTCTCGCGCGCCTCCTTGACCTGCTCGCGCGTGTCGAGCACGCTCTCGCGGAACTCCCCGATCGCGTCCCGGA is drawn from Halococcus salsus and contains these coding sequences:
- the gvpM gene encoding gas vesicle protein GvpM; this encodes MEPKRADDDVIVDLLDVILRDGAVIEADAIISVADIPLVGLKLRAALAGMATMTEYGIFEEWDRQQRQRALAGDELTDARFAEGPTDDPGQLEGEEP
- the gvpL gene encoding gas vesicle protein GvpL yields the protein MSETDAFDEGRYLYCAVRLDGDAEFSATGVDDEPVRLVAVDDIGVVVHDCESLYDTADMDVVRTWVLQHQRVVDEAGEAFDTPLPFQFDTVVTGSDESVREWVREERETVGDYLDAVAGHWEYRIELRRDEQALVEDLEASDDRLGELDTEIADAGSGTAFMLEKQYDQRLRELKRERRNERAGALHERLESVVRNVSELGERTTLDDEDAGDDGMETQARFTVLAPADREDDLGDLLDEVAAESGVEVRFTGPWPPYSFAPAIGGEDGAETG
- the gvpK gene encoding gas vesicle protein GvpK — encoded protein: MTTIDVDGDQARDGLMTLVVTVVELLVDAMEREAIRRMESGELTDEEIERLGSQLAALETEIENIKQDEGIEEPVDDLRGELDGLVRDLVERADEPRDERGVIDGV
- the gvpJ gene encoding gas vesicle protein GvpJ, producing the protein MSSGGPTRESDSLADVVEMLLDKGVVINADIVVSIGDTELLGVQLRAAIASFETAAEYGLEFPDGTDMERVEAASGRSELPDETDDEQTTIDAVGEEVVDAAGDSDDQGEPGIRSRPDSDEDDEADEDGETEEPKEVVEEANDDD